The following proteins are co-located in the Vigna unguiculata cultivar IT97K-499-35 chromosome 9, ASM411807v1, whole genome shotgun sequence genome:
- the LOC114163199 gene encoding phosphatase IMPL1, chloroplastic isoform X2: MSTLFSAGTLSPLRSLSSTLNFHPNGFLPILSKSRSHSLIANSLLSDKFPTVAAPSTGPIPPSHLIEVVKTAANTGAQVVMEAVNKPRNITYKGSTDLVTETDKMSEAAILEVVKKNFDDHLILGEEGGVIGDAASDYLWCIDPLDGTTNFAHGYPSFAVSIGVLYRGNPAAAAVVEFVGGPMCWNTRLFSATAGGGAFCNGQRIQVSATNQVEKSLLVTGFGYDHDDAWATNIDLFKEFTDVSRGVRRLGAAAVDMCHVALGIVEAYWEYRLKPWDMAAGVLGSILGVVEA, from the exons ATGTCAACTCTCTTCTCAGCTGGAACCCTTTCCCCTCTACGCTCGTTATCCTCTACACTCAATTTTCATCCAAATGGGTTCCTTCCAATTCTCTCCAAATCCAGGTCACACTCCCTTATTGCCAACTCTTTGCTTTCTGATAAGTTTCCAACGGTGGCTGCCCCATCAACGGGACCTATTCCTCCGTCTCATCTCATCGAAGTGGTTAAAACTGCAGCAAATACTGGCGCTCAG GTTGTGATGGAAGCAGTCAATAAGCCTCGAAATATTACATATAAAGGATCAACTGACTTGGTGACCGA GACTGATAAAATGAGTGAAGCTGCCATATTAGAAGtggtgaaaaagaattttgatgATCATCTTATTCTCGGGGAAGAAGGAGGAGTTATAGGAGATGCAGCATCTGATTATCTCTGGTGCATTGATCCTTTAG ACGGAACAACAAACTTTGCACATGGTTATCCGAGCTTTGCTGTCTCTATTGGAGTTTTATATCGAGGGAATCCTGCTGCTGCCGCAGTG GTCGAGTTTGTTGGAGGCCCAATGTGTTGGAATACTCGCCTCTTCTCTGCAACGGCAG GTGGTGGAGCATTTTGTAATGGCCAAAGGATTCAAGTGAGCGCAActaatcag GTGGAAAAATCTCTTCTAGTGACAGGCTTTGGGTATGATCATGACGATGCATGGGCTACTAACATCGACTTATTCAAAGAATTTACAGATGTCAGCAGG GGTGTAAGACGGCTTGGTGCAGCTGCTGTGGACATGTGTCATGTAGCATTAGGAATTGTAGAAGCTTATTGGGAATATCGTCTAAAGCCATGGGATATGGCTGCTGGTGTTTTG ggtagcatcttaggtgttGTGGAAGCCTAG